The Oscarella lobularis chromosome 9, ooOscLobu1.1, whole genome shotgun sequence genome includes a window with the following:
- the LOC136191491 gene encoding glutathione S-transferase omega-1-like, which produces MSTEELHGNPPPIPDGVHVRVYSMEYCPYAQRTRLALSVKGVPFDVINCNLKEKPKFLTDANPNGQVPVLLHDGKVMYESDVTVEYIDAVFPDGVKLYPADPFERAKGRIVIINFSNKVVPLMYKNVREPSEENLSNLLTALDKFAEGPLKLIGGPYFGGKQLDAVDIHVWPFLERIDATAKTPLPADRFPNLISYIKTMKNTDGIKELIHPPDDHHHVRKTYMENKPDYNYHSKNPIYAA; this is translated from the exons ATGTCTACCGAAGAACTGCACGGAAATCCGCCGCCTATCCCCGATGGGGTTCACGTACGAGTGTACAGTATGGAGTATTGTCCCTACGCTCAG AGGACGCGTTTGGCTCTCTCCGTGAAGGGAGTCcccttcgacgtcatcaattgcAATCTCAAGGAGAAGCCCAAGTTTCTTACCGATGCTAATCCGAACGGTCAGGTTCCCGTTCTCCTGCACGACGGGAAGGTCATGTACGAATCGGACGTGACTGTCG aataCATCGACGCGGTGTTTCCCGACGGCGTGAAGCTCTATCCGGCGGATCCGTTCGAACGCGCGAAAGGACGCATCGTGATAATCAACTTTTCCAACAAG GTTGTTCCTCTTATGTACAAGAATGTGAGAGAGCCCTCAGAGGAAAATTTGAGCAATTTGCTCACTGCCCTCGATAAATTTGCCGAAGGTCCGCTCAAACTAATTGGGGGGCCCTACTTCGGTGGCAAACaactcgacgccgtcgacatTCACGTTTGGCCGTTTTTGGAGCGCATCGACGCCACGGCGAAGACTCCTCTACCCGCCGATCGTTTCCCCAATCTGATCAGCTATATCAAGACGATGAAGAATACGGATGGGATCAAGGAGCTGATTCATCCGCCCGATGATCATCATCACGTTCGAAAGACATATATGGAAAACAAGCCGGACTACAACTACCATTCCAAGAATCCCATATATGCTGCTTAG
- the LOC136190959 gene encoding uncharacterized protein: MAVEGGEIREPTRVYLPSNDDFDDLDHSPEKVFLYNLAACLTESGGPDCNLRVDLDHDRAADPPPSWQMHAESLSQKAHFIGIVCKKVSISESTPLLSRREPGSSRRQHWNSHIVHLQESTPQYTEEDFYNHYFTNQRINPRIFLIQLDVKDEKSVPGPWKRYPLFVIPSRPTAENNDVQKLARFICGREPPPAPIIVPPTIRDKMASETATEWVHVAEERMPQAKIKQKEIALTGGSSLKQFATATWITAVLISIMFVMPFTLGYINNLASPVAYQAFLLCNFSLRQWAMIFGPFLFIISMVIMIPLRMFLPKRRKKIKNDDDDNVGYTHCFKTITGFSYAITTYGISYGAIFLLLMIPLLIHFRGLSTKNLTCALNKGMEMLGDQTLTADANYLEANALEYIQKLGNCCGIDSYHDWQEYSFGKGLSTTPGLSLLQLNAKNFSYLPPSCCVGNDDFCHVTSGKAKTMGCLQVLEKDVKSFAFKYILGYSLSAALCITAGIVSAFYYRHLTKKWYLEHVQNQHVRFP; this comes from the exons ATGGCAGTTGAAGGCGGCGAGATTCGAGAGCCAACTCGAGTCTACCTTCCGagcaacgacgatttcgacgatctAGATCACTCGCCAGAGAAAGTTTTCCTGTACAATCTCGCTGCTTGCCTAACTGAGAGCGGGGGACCAGACTGTAATCTGAGAGTAGATCTAGATCACGATCGCGCTGCAGATCCCCCTCCAAGCTGGCAGATGCACGCGGAAAGTCTGTCTCAGAAGGCTCATTTCATCGGCATCGTATGCAAGAAAGTTTCCATCTCGGAAAGCACCCCTCTGTTGTCGAGACGAGAGCCCGGGAGTTCCAGACGACAGCACTGGAATTCCCATATAGTTCACCTTCAGGAAAGTACGCCACAATACACAGAAGAGGACTTTTACAATCATTATTTCACAAACCAAAGAATAAATCCGCGCATCTTCCTTATTCAATTGGATGTAAAAGATGAAAAGAGTGTTCCAGGACCTTGGAAGCGATATCCTCTATTTGTCATTCCGTCGCGACCCACCGCAGAGAACAACGATGTTCAAAAACTAGCTCGCTTTATCTGTGGACGAGAGCCTCCACCAGCACCAATTATCGTCCCACCTACAATCAGAGATAAGATGGCTTCAGAAACAGCAACGGAATGGGTACACGTGGCTGAAGAAAGAATGCCGCAAGCCAAG ATTAAACAGAAAGAGATAGCTCTAACCGGAGGATCCTCACTGAAACAGTTTGCCACAGCAACTTGGATAACAGCAGTGCTTATTTCG ATAATGTTCGTTATGCCCTTTACCCTGGGCTACATTAACAACCTCGCTTCTCCAGTTGCTTATCAAGCGTTTCTGTtgtgcaatttttctctGCGTCAGTGGGCAATGATTTTTGGACCGTTCCTTTTTATAATATCTATGGTGATTATGATTCCGCTGCGTATGTTTTTACCTAagcgcagaaaaaaaatcaaaaacgacgacgacgacaacgttgGGTACACGCATTGCTTCAAGACTATCACTGGATTCTCATACGCTATT ACTACGTATGGGATCAGTTATGgagcaatttttttgctcCTGATGATACCGCTTCTGATTCATTTTAGA GGCTTGAGTACCAAAAATCTGACGTGTGCCCTAAACAAGGGAATGGAGATGCTTGGAGACCAGACGTTAACAGCTGACGCAAATTACCTAGAAGCCAATGCACTTGAATACATCCAGAAACTG GGTAATTGCTGTGGCATTGATTCCTACCATGACTGGCAGGAGTACAGCTTCGGAAAAGGACTATCAACAACTCCAGGACTCTCTCTTCTGCAACTCAATGCAAAGAATTTTTCTTATTTACCGCCAAGCTGCTGTGTGGGCAATGACGACTTCTGTCACGTAACGTCAGGAAAAGCTAAAACAATG GGATGCTTGCAAGTACTAGAGAAAGATGTTAAGAGTTTTGCATTCAAATACATTCTTGGCTACAGCTTGTCCGCTGCTTTATGTATTACAGCG GGAATCGTCAGCGCATTCTATTACAGACACCTCACTAAGAAATGGTACCTCGAACACGTTCAGAATCAACACGTCAGATTTCCGTAA
- the LOC136191101 gene encoding glutathione S-transferase omega-1-like, which produces MSAEVLHGDPPPIPDGVPVRVYSMEYCPYAQRARLALSVKGVPFDVINCDLQKKPKFLTDANPNGQVPVLLHDGNVVHESEVTVEYVDAAFPDGVKLYPADPFERAKVRMTIIDFSNKVIPAMGKAAMQPSEENWANLLTALEKYVENPLKLTGGPYFGGKEVNAADIQFWPFFERIQTMSKNPLPADRFPALIGHMKTMENTAGIKELIHSPEDHFHYVESGRLDYNYHSKHPIYAA; this is translated from the exons ATGTCTGCCGAAGTACTGCACGGAGATCCGCCGCCTATCCCCGATGGGGTTCCCGTGCGAGTTTACAGTATGGAGTATTGTCCCTACGCTCAG AGAGCGCGATTGGCTCTCTCCGTGAAGGGAGTCcccttcgacgtcatcaattgcGATCTCCAGAAAAAGCCCAAGTTTCTTACCGATGCGAATCCGAACGGTCAAGTTCCCGTTCTCTTGCACGACGGTAACGTCGTGCACGAATCGGAAGTGACTGTCG aatacgtcgacgcggcgttTCCCGACGGCGTGAAGCTCTATCCGGCGGATCCCTTCGAACGGGCGAAAGTACGCATGACGATAATCGACTTTTCCAACAAG GTTATTCCCGCTATGGGCAAGGCTGCGATGCAGCCCTCGGAGGAAAATTGGGCCAACTTGCTCACTGCGCTCGAAAAGTATGTTGAAAATCCACTCAAACTAACTGGTGGGCCCTACTTTGGCGGAAAAGAAGTCAACGCCGCCGACATTCAGTTTTGGCCATTTTTCGAGCGCATTCAAACCATGTCAAAGAACCCGCTACCCGCTGATCGTTTTCCCGCTCTGATTGGCCACATGAAGACAATGGAGAATACGGCTGGGATCAAAGAGCTGATTCATTCGCCTGAAGATCACTTTCACTACGTCGAATCTGGCAGGCTTGACTACAACTACCATTCCAAGCATCCCATTTATGCTGCTTAG
- the LOC136191100 gene encoding uncharacterized protein: MASRGVLYGMGNPLLDISATVGQDFLQRYDLKPDNAILADDKHQSLYSDLIKNFPVDYIAGGATQNTIRVAQWLIGTPGATTYTGCIGKDEFGKQLTQKAEGDGVKVNYMIHDSTPTGTCAVLITGKNRSMVANLSAANCYAMEHIDKSENWAYVESAKVIYIGGFFLTVSPETIVKVGAHCADTDKIFSMNLSAPFLCQFFKEPMMKAFPFVDYIFGNESEAAAFAKEQNLGTENLEEVALKMASLPKANSKRSRVVVITQGKDNTIVAKDGKVKQFPIVPVDEDKILDTNGAGDAFVGGFLSQLSLGKSLEDCVRCGMYAASVIIQHSGCTFPEKPDFK; this comes from the exons ATGGCCAGCAGAGGAGTTCTGTACGGAATGGGCAATCCGTTGCTCGACATATCAGCAACGGTGGGACAAGACTTCTTACAGAG ATACGACCTCAAGCCGGACAACGCCATACTAGCGGATGACAAACACCAATCCCT CTACAGCGACCTAATCAAGAACTTCCCCGTGGATTATATCGCGGGAGGAGCGACGCAGAACACGATACGAGTCGCCCAGTGGCTCATAGGCACCCCCGGAGCAACGACATACACGGGATGCATAG GAAAGGATGAGTTTGGTAAACAATTGACTCAGAAAGCGGAAGGAGACGGGGTGAAGGTCAACTACATGATACACGACTCGACTCCTACGGGAACGTGTGCCGTTCTCATTACGGGAAAGAATAG ATCTATGGTTGCTAATCTTTCGGCTGCCAATTGCTACGCTATGGAACACATTGATAAGTCTGAGAACTGGGCCTACGTTGAATCTGCCAAAGTTATTTATATTGGG GGATTCTTTCTTACTGTCTCGCCGGAGACTATTGTCAAAGTGGGTGCTCATTGCGCTGACACTGATAAG ATATTTTCTATGAATCTATCGGCGCCCTTTCTCTGTCAATTTTTCAAGGAGCCAATGATGAAAGCCTTTCCGTTTGTAGATTATATTTTCGGAAACGAATCG GAAGCAGCTGCCTTTGCAAAGGAGCAAAACTTAGGA ACGGAAAATTTGGAGGAAGTGGCTTTAAAAATGGCCTCTCTACCCAAAGCCAATTCCAAGCgttctcgcgtcgtcgtcataacCCAAGGAAAAGACAACACGATAGTGGCCAAAG ATGGGAAGGTGAAACAATTTCCCATCGTCCCCGTTGACGAGGACAAAATTTTGGACACGAACGGGGCAGGAGATGCTTTCGTTGGAG GGTTTCTCAGTCAATTGTCGCTGGGGAAATCTCTAGAGGATTGCGTTCGCTGTGGAATGTACGCGGCGAGCGTTATCATTCAGCATTCCGGTTGCACGTTTCCGGAGAAGCCGGATTTCAAATAG